A genomic segment from Rhizobium sp. NLR16a encodes:
- the phaZ gene encoding polyhydroxyalkanoate depolymerase, whose protein sequence is MFYQLYELNHAAMAPFRAAADIMRFAYANPLNPFSHTPFGRAMAASLEMFERTTRRYGKPEFGLKQTTIGAQTVSVREEVVWSRSFCNLLHFARNVPPGRASDPRILIVAPMSGHYATLLRGTVEALLPSADVYITDWIDARMVPMTEGRFDFDDYVDYVIEMLHFLGHDTHVIAVCQPSVPVLAAAAVMEEANDPLSPSSMTLMGGPIDTRINPTAVNKLAQERSLQWFSDNVIMDVPWPQPGFMRPVYPGFLQLSGFMSMNLDRHLVAHKEFFMHLVKNDGEPEKHRDFYDEYLAVMDLTAEFYLQTVEQVFMKHSLPKGELMHRGKRVDPAAIRNVALLTVEGENDDISGVGQTRAAQTICVNIPEDMRMHYLQPDVGHYGVFNGSRFRREIAPRIVDFVRQHSRAAVKPRVPRVIKGGRTA, encoded by the coding sequence ATGTTCTATCAGCTTTATGAATTGAATCATGCCGCTATGGCGCCGTTTCGCGCCGCAGCGGACATCATGCGATTTGCCTATGCCAATCCGCTGAATCCGTTCTCTCACACACCCTTCGGCCGGGCGATGGCGGCAAGCCTCGAAATGTTCGAGCGCACGACGCGTCGCTACGGAAAGCCGGAATTCGGGTTGAAGCAGACGACGATCGGCGCGCAGACGGTTTCCGTCCGCGAAGAGGTCGTCTGGTCGAGATCCTTCTGCAATCTCCTGCATTTCGCACGGAACGTTCCGCCCGGCCGGGCCAGCGATCCCCGTATCCTGATCGTCGCGCCGATGTCCGGCCACTATGCGACGCTCTTGCGCGGTACGGTCGAGGCGCTGCTGCCGAGCGCCGATGTCTACATCACAGATTGGATCGACGCCCGCATGGTGCCGATGACGGAAGGCAGGTTCGATTTCGACGATTATGTCGATTACGTCATCGAGATGCTGCATTTCCTCGGTCACGACACCCATGTCATCGCCGTCTGTCAACCCTCCGTTCCGGTGCTCGCTGCAGCGGCGGTAATGGAGGAAGCCAACGATCCGCTCTCGCCGTCCTCGATGACGCTGATGGGCGGCCCGATCGACACGCGCATCAACCCGACGGCGGTGAACAAGCTCGCCCAGGAGCGGTCGCTGCAGTGGTTTTCCGACAATGTCATCATGGACGTTCCTTGGCCGCAGCCGGGCTTCATGCGCCCTGTCTATCCGGGCTTCCTGCAGCTGTCGGGCTTCATGTCGATGAACCTCGATCGCCACCTCGTCGCCCACAAGGAATTCTTCATGCATCTCGTGAAGAACGACGGCGAGCCGGAAAAACATCGCGATTTCTACGACGAATATCTCGCCGTCATGGATCTGACCGCCGAATTCTATCTGCAGACGGTCGAGCAGGTCTTTATGAAGCATTCGCTGCCGAAGGGCGAGTTGATGCATCGCGGCAAGCGCGTCGACCCGGCCGCGATCCGCAACGTCGCGCTGCTGACCGTCGAGGGCGAGAATGACGACATTTCAGGCGTCGGCCAGACCAGGGCGGCCCAGACCATCTGTGTCAACATTCCTGAAGACATGCGCATGCACTATCTTCAGCCGGATGTCGGCCATTACGGCGTTTTCAACGGCTCGCGCTTCCGTCGCGAGATCGCGCCGCGCATCGTCGATTTCGTCCGCCAGCATTCCCGCGCCGCCGTCAAGCCGCGGGTGCCGCGTGTGATCAAGGGCGGACGGACAGCGTGA
- a CDS encoding DUF2852 domain-containing protein codes for MNQSALLRPDWTPATIALMILGFMVFWPLGLAMLAYIIFGDRLRGFKRDVNQATDGFFASCRRSHGRHRPHFSTGNVAFDDWRKAELDRIEEERRKLDEMREEFDEYLRELRRAKDQEEFDRFMRDRKNAKRDDNGPVAEFQTP; via the coding sequence ATGAACCAGTCAGCATTGCTTCGACCGGATTGGACTCCGGCTACCATTGCCCTGATGATTCTCGGCTTCATGGTTTTCTGGCCTCTGGGTCTGGCCATGCTTGCCTATATCATCTTCGGCGATCGTCTGCGCGGCTTCAAGCGCGACGTCAATCAGGCGACCGATGGTTTCTTTGCCTCCTGCCGCCGTTCGCATGGCCGCCACCGCCCGCATTTCTCGACCGGCAATGTCGCCTTCGACGACTGGCGTAAGGCCGAGCTCGACCGGATCGAGGAAGAGCGCCGCAAGCTCGACGAAATGCGCGAGGAATTCGACGAATATCTGCGTGAACTCCGCCGCGCCAAGGACCAGGAAGAGTTCGACCGCTTCATGCGTGACCGCAAGAACGCCAAGCGCGACGACAACGGCCCGGTCGCGGAGTTCCAGACGCCGTGA
- a CDS encoding SprT family zinc-dependent metalloprotease, translated as MFPLLKTRPKARKPAPPETRTLDVAGRLMPLTIKQHDQATRITLRIEPGGRALKMTVPRGLAAREVNAFLDRHQGWLLTKLAKFSTDTGLRNGGKILLRGVSHRIEHTGSLRGLTEVVSVDGSPVLRVSGMPEHVGRRIAAFLKKEARADLERLAMMHAATIRAPIRSISMKDTRSRWGSCSSEGNLSFSWRIVMAPPSVIDYLAAHEVAHLKEMNHGPRFWALCKTLCPGMEEAKSWLKRHGSQLHAIDFD; from the coding sequence ATGTTTCCGCTTCTGAAGACACGGCCAAAGGCGCGAAAGCCAGCTCCGCCCGAAACGCGGACGCTCGATGTCGCCGGCCGGCTCATGCCGCTGACCATCAAGCAGCACGATCAGGCAACCCGGATCACGCTTCGCATCGAGCCGGGCGGGCGGGCCTTGAAGATGACGGTGCCGAGAGGTCTGGCGGCGCGTGAGGTGAACGCCTTCCTCGATCGGCACCAGGGATGGCTGCTCACCAAGCTTGCCAAGTTTTCGACCGATACCGGCTTACGCAACGGCGGCAAGATCCTCCTGCGCGGTGTTTCCCATCGCATCGAGCACACGGGCAGCCTGCGCGGCTTGACGGAGGTCGTCTCCGTGGATGGCAGTCCTGTGCTGCGCGTCAGCGGCATGCCCGAGCATGTCGGGCGGCGCATCGCGGCCTTCCTCAAGAAGGAGGCGCGCGCCGATCTTGAGAGGCTGGCGATGATGCATGCCGCGACAATCCGGGCGCCGATCCGCTCGATCTCGATGAAAGATACCCGCAGCCGATGGGGCTCCTGCTCGTCGGAGGGAAACTTGAGTTTCTCCTGGCGTATCGTCATGGCGCCGCCTTCGGTGATCGATTATCTCGCCGCCCATGAAGTCGCTCATCTCAAGGAGATGAATCACGGCCCCCGCTTCTGGGCGCTTTGCAAGACGCTTTGCCCCGGCATGGAGGAAGCGAAATCCTGGCTGAAGCGGCACGGCAGTCAGCTGCACGCCATCGATTTCGATTAG
- a CDS encoding phosphoribosylanthranilate isomerase gives MKTDIKICGLKTPEAIDRALKRGATHIGFIFFEKSPRYVEPDVAAKLAEPARGKAKIVAVVVDPTNDDLDEIVSLLKPDILQLHGNESPEHVLTIKALYGLPVMKVFSVRTADDLRRVEAYIGIADRFLFDAKAPKGSELPGGNGISFDWSLLGWLDGSIDYMLSGGLNKDNVADALVKTKARGIDVSSGVETEPGVKSVALIDEFFDAVEKADTPVMASGS, from the coding sequence ATGAAAACCGATATCAAGATCTGTGGCTTGAAGACGCCCGAAGCGATCGATCGTGCGCTGAAACGCGGCGCGACCCATATCGGTTTTATCTTCTTCGAAAAGAGCCCGCGTTATGTCGAGCCCGATGTGGCGGCAAAACTTGCCGAACCGGCGCGCGGCAAGGCGAAGATCGTCGCCGTCGTCGTTGATCCCACAAATGACGATCTCGACGAAATCGTGTCGCTGCTGAAGCCGGACATCCTCCAGCTCCATGGCAACGAGAGTCCCGAACATGTGCTGACCATCAAGGCGCTCTATGGTTTGCCTGTGATGAAAGTCTTTTCCGTGCGCACGGCCGACGATCTCAGGCGCGTCGAAGCCTATATCGGCATCGCCGACCGTTTTCTCTTCGATGCGAAAGCGCCGAAGGGTTCGGAACTGCCTGGCGGCAACGGGATTTCCTTCGACTGGAGCCTTCTCGGCTGGCTCGACGGCAGCATCGACTACATGCTGTCCGGCGGGCTGAACAAGGACAATGTCGCGGATGCGCTTGTGAAGACCAAGGCACGTGGTATCGACGTCTCCTCGGGTGTCGAAACCGAGCCCGGCGTAAAGAGCGTCGCGTTGATCGATGAATTTTTCGATGCGGTCGAAAAGGCGGATACGCCTGTCATGGCCTCAGGGAGTTGA
- the trpB gene encoding tryptophan synthase subunit beta: MNETPKPNSFRSGPDEDGRFGIYGGRFVAETLMPLILDLQDEWNKAKSDPAFQAELKHLGAHYIGRPSPLYFAERLTAELGGAKIYFKREELNHTGSHKINNCIGQILLAKRMGKTRIIAETGAGQHGVASATVAARFGLPCVVYMGATDVERQAPNVFRMKLLGAEVKPVTAGSGTLKDAMNEALRDWVTNVEDTYYLIGTAAGPHPYPEMVRDFQSVIGAEAKEQMLAAEGRLPDLVVAAVGGGSNAIGIFHPFLDDPSVKIVGVEAGGKGLQGDEHCASITAGSPGVLHGNRTYLLQDGDGQIKEGHSISAGLDYPGIGPEHSWLSDIGRVDYVPIMDHEALEAFQTLTRLEGIIPALEAAHAIAEVIKRAPTMNKDEIILMNLSGRGDKDIFTVGKILGMGL, from the coding sequence GTGAACGAAACGCCTAAACCGAATTCCTTCCGTTCCGGGCCAGATGAAGATGGCCGCTTCGGCATCTATGGGGGTCGTTTCGTTGCCGAAACGTTGATGCCTTTGATTCTCGATCTGCAGGACGAGTGGAACAAGGCGAAGAGCGATCCGGCCTTCCAGGCGGAACTGAAGCATCTTGGCGCCCACTATATCGGCCGGCCGAGCCCGCTCTATTTTGCCGAGCGGCTGACTGCCGAACTCGGCGGCGCGAAGATCTATTTCAAGCGCGAGGAACTGAACCACACCGGTTCGCACAAGATCAACAACTGCATCGGCCAGATCCTGCTCGCCAAACGCATGGGCAAGACCCGTATCATCGCCGAAACCGGCGCCGGCCAGCACGGCGTCGCTTCGGCCACCGTTGCCGCCCGCTTCGGGCTTCCCTGCGTCGTCTACATGGGCGCCACCGACGTCGAGCGTCAGGCACCGAACGTTTTCCGCATGAAGCTGCTCGGCGCCGAAGTCAAGCCCGTGACGGCAGGCAGCGGCACGCTGAAGGACGCGATGAACGAGGCGCTCCGCGACTGGGTCACCAATGTCGAGGATACCTATTATCTGATCGGCACGGCGGCCGGCCCGCATCCCTATCCGGAGATGGTCCGGGACTTCCAGTCGGTGATCGGCGCGGAAGCGAAAGAGCAGATGCTGGCCGCCGAAGGCCGCCTGCCGGACCTCGTCGTCGCTGCCGTCGGCGGTGGCTCGAATGCGATCGGCATCTTCCACCCCTTCCTCGATGACCCCTCCGTGAAGATCGTCGGCGTCGAAGCCGGCGGCAAGGGCCTCCAGGGCGACGAACATTGCGCTTCGATCACCGCCGGGTCTCCCGGCGTGCTGCACGGCAACCGCACCTACCTGCTGCAGGATGGCGACGGCCAGATCAAGGAAGGTCATTCGATTTCGGCTGGTCTCGATTATCCCGGCATCGGCCCCGAACATTCCTGGCTGAGCGATATCGGCCGCGTCGACTACGTGCCGATCATGGACCACGAGGCGCTCGAGGCGTTCCAGACCCTGACCCGCCTCGAAGGCATCATCCCGGCGCTCGAGGCGGCGCATGCGATTGCCGAGGTCATCAAGCGCGCACCGACAATGAACAAGGACGAGATCATCCTGATGAACCTCTCCGGCCGCGGCGACAAGGACATATTCACCGTCGGCAAGATTCTGGGAATGGGACTGTAA
- the trpA gene encoding tryptophan synthase subunit alpha, with translation MTARMDKRFAALKAEGRPALVTYFMGGDPDYDTSLGIMKALPEAGSDIIELGMPFSDPMADGPAIQLAGQRALKGGQTLKKTLQLAADFRKSNDATPIVMMGYYNPIYIYGVETFLDDALAAGIDGLIVVDLPPEMDDELCIPAIRKGINFIRLATPTTDEKRLPTVLKNTSGFVYYVSMNGITGSALPDPSLVSGAVQRIKQHTELPVCVGFGVKTAEHAKVIGGSADGVVVGTAIVNQVATSLTSDGKATADTVQAVATLVRGLSSGTRSARLVAAE, from the coding sequence ATGACCGCACGCATGGACAAACGCTTTGCCGCGCTCAAGGCCGAGGGCCGTCCGGCGCTTGTGACCTATTTCATGGGCGGTGATCCTGATTACGATACCTCTCTCGGCATCATGAAGGCACTGCCGGAAGCAGGTTCCGACATCATCGAGCTCGGCATGCCCTTTTCCGATCCGATGGCCGACGGCCCGGCCATCCAGCTGGCCGGCCAGCGGGCGCTGAAAGGCGGTCAGACGCTGAAGAAGACGCTGCAGCTGGCGGCAGACTTCCGCAAGAGCAACGACGCGACGCCGATCGTCATGATGGGCTATTACAATCCGATCTACATCTACGGCGTCGAGACGTTCCTGGACGATGCGCTGGCCGCCGGTATCGACGGCCTGATCGTCGTCGACCTGCCGCCGGAGATGGATGACGAACTCTGCATTCCGGCGATCCGCAAGGGGATCAACTTCATCCGCCTGGCGACGCCGACCACCGACGAAAAGCGCTTGCCCACCGTGTTGAAGAACACCTCCGGCTTCGTCTACTACGTCTCGATGAACGGCATCACCGGTTCGGCACTGCCCGATCCGTCGCTGGTTTCCGGCGCCGTCCAGCGTATCAAGCAGCATACGGAGCTGCCCGTCTGCGTCGGTTTTGGCGTCAAGACGGCGGAACATGCGAAGGTCATCGGCGGCTCGGCCGATGGCGTCGTCGTCGGTACCGCCATCGTCAACCAGGTCGCGACGAGCTTGACCAGCGATGGCAAGGCGACGGCGGACACGGTTCAGGCGGTCGCAACGCTGGTGCGCGGCCTTTCCTCGGGAACACGCTCGGCACGCCTTGTTGCTGCCGAATAG
- the accD gene encoding acetyl-CoA carboxylase, carboxyltransferase subunit beta: MNWITNYVRPRINSMLGRREVPENLWIKCPETGEMVFHKDLEGNKWVIPASGYHMKMPAKARLADLFDNGEYESLPQPKVAQDPLKFRDSKKYSDRLRDSRLKTEQEDTILAGLGKVQGVKLVAVVHEFNFIGGSLGIAAGEAIVKAFERATSEKCPLVMFPASGGARMQEGILSLMQLPRTTVAVDLLKESGQPYIVVLTNPTTGGVTASYAMLGDIHLAEPGAEIGFAGKRVIEQTLREKLPEGFQTSEYLLEHGMVDMVVKRHDIPETLARILKILTKKPVSAANDVTRGAIALAASA; encoded by the coding sequence TTGAACTGGATCACCAACTACGTTCGCCCGCGGATCAATTCCATGCTGGGCCGTCGCGAAGTGCCGGAGAATCTCTGGATCAAGTGCCCGGAAACGGGCGAGATGGTCTTCCACAAGGACCTGGAAGGCAATAAGTGGGTGATCCCTGCTTCCGGCTATCACATGAAGATGCCGGCCAAGGCCCGGCTTGCCGACCTTTTCGACAATGGTGAATATGAATCGCTGCCGCAGCCGAAGGTCGCCCAGGACCCGCTGAAATTTCGCGATTCGAAGAAATACAGCGATCGTCTGCGTGACAGCCGCCTGAAGACCGAGCAGGAGGACACGATCCTCGCCGGCCTCGGAAAGGTGCAGGGTGTGAAACTCGTGGCCGTCGTGCACGAATTCAACTTCATCGGCGGTTCGCTCGGCATCGCCGCCGGCGAGGCGATCGTCAAGGCTTTCGAACGTGCGACGTCGGAAAAATGCCCGCTGGTGATGTTCCCGGCTTCCGGCGGTGCGCGCATGCAGGAAGGCATTCTCTCGCTGATGCAGCTGCCGCGCACGACCGTTGCCGTCGACTTGCTCAAGGAATCCGGCCAGCCCTACATTGTCGTGTTGACCAACCCGACAACAGGCGGCGTCACGGCCTCCTATGCCATGCTTGGCGATATTCACCTGGCCGAGCCCGGCGCCGAAATCGGCTTTGCCGGCAAGCGGGTGATCGAGCAGACGCTGCGTGAAAAGCTGCCGGAAGGCTTCCAGACCTCCGAATATCTGCTGGAACATGGTATGGTCGATATGGTTGTCAAACGTCATGACATTCCGGAAACGCTGGCGCGCATCCTGAAGATTCTGACGAAGAAGCCCGTCTCGGCAGCCAACGACGTGACTCGTGGAGCGATCGCCTTGGCGGCGAGCGCCTGA
- a CDS encoding folylpolyglutamate synthase/dihydrofolate synthase family protein: MIPRGQTAVSEAAQEIEKLMGLHPKGFDLSLDRITRLLDQLGNPHRKLPPVIHVAGTNGKGSVTAFSRALLEAGGYSAHVHTSPHLVNWHERYRIGVAGGRGQLVDDAVFADALRRVAEANAGQHITVFEILTAVTFILFSEHPADAAIIEVGLGGRFDATNVISDPAVSVVMPISLDHQPYLGDRVELIAAEKAGIMKPGRPVVIGHQEYDAALDVLMSTAERLHCPSAVFGQDFMAHEEYGRLVYQDEYGLADLPLPRLPGRHQYANAAAAIRAVKAAGFPVTETMMEKAMNFVEWPGRLQRLSEGRLLSHAPAGAEIWVDGGHNPGAGEVIAEAMANFEERQPRPLFLIIGMINTKDPIGYFKAFTGLVEKVFCVPIRGSEAMIDPVILSNAAYDAGLVAEPMSTVGEALEAIKSALDPTALPPRILIGGSLYLVGDVLADNGTPPK, from the coding sequence TTGATACCCAGAGGCCAAACCGCGGTGAGTGAGGCAGCGCAGGAGATCGAAAAACTCATGGGATTGCATCCCAAGGGCTTCGATCTGTCTCTCGATCGCATCACCCGTCTTCTCGACCAACTCGGCAATCCGCACCGGAAACTGCCGCCGGTCATCCATGTCGCTGGCACCAACGGCAAGGGTTCGGTCACTGCCTTCAGCCGGGCTCTGCTGGAAGCGGGGGGTTACAGCGCCCACGTCCACACCTCGCCGCATCTCGTCAATTGGCACGAGCGCTATCGCATTGGTGTCGCGGGCGGGCGCGGGCAGCTTGTCGACGACGCCGTCTTCGCCGATGCTCTGCGACGGGTGGCCGAGGCCAATGCCGGGCAGCATATCACCGTCTTCGAAATCCTGACGGCGGTCACCTTCATTCTGTTTTCCGAACACCCGGCCGATGCCGCGATCATCGAAGTCGGTCTCGGCGGCCGTTTCGACGCCACCAATGTCATCTCCGATCCGGCTGTGTCCGTCGTCATGCCGATCTCGCTGGATCACCAGCCTTATCTCGGCGACAGGGTGGAACTGATCGCGGCTGAAAAGGCTGGCATCATGAAGCCCGGACGGCCCGTCGTCATCGGCCATCAGGAATATGATGCGGCGCTCGACGTGCTGATGTCGACGGCCGAGCGACTGCATTGCCCGAGCGCCGTCTTCGGGCAGGATTTCATGGCGCATGAGGAATATGGACGGCTGGTCTATCAGGACGAGTACGGGCTTGCCGACCTGCCGCTGCCGCGCCTTCCCGGTCGCCATCAATATGCCAATGCCGCCGCCGCCATCCGCGCTGTCAAGGCCGCCGGCTTCCCCGTCACCGAGACGATGATGGAAAAGGCGATGAATTTCGTGGAATGGCCGGGCCGGCTGCAGCGCCTCAGCGAGGGCCGGCTGCTATCGCATGCGCCCGCCGGCGCCGAGATCTGGGTCGATGGCGGGCACAATCCCGGAGCGGGTGAGGTGATCGCCGAAGCCATGGCTAATTTCGAGGAGCGCCAGCCGCGGCCGCTTTTCCTGATCATCGGCATGATCAACACCAAGGACCCGATCGGGTATTTCAAGGCCTTTACAGGCTTGGTCGAGAAGGTGTTCTGCGTGCCGATCCGCGGCAGCGAGGCGATGATCGACCCGGTGATATTGTCGAACGCCGCCTATGATGCCGGTTTGGTCGCCGAACCGATGTCGACGGTCGGCGAGGCGCTGGAAGCGATAAAATCGGCCCTCGACCCGACGGCACTGCCGCCCCGCATCCTCATCGGCGGCTCTCTCTATCTCGTCGGCGATGTGCTTGCCGACAACGGCACGCCTCCGAAATAA
- the trxA gene encoding thioredoxin, which yields MATVKVDINNFQSEVLESAEPVVVDFWAEWCGPCKMIAPSLEEISVEMEGKVKVAKLNIDENPELAAQFGVRSIPTLAIFKGGEVADISVGAKPKTALSNWISNAA from the coding sequence ATGGCTACCGTGAAAGTCGATATCAATAACTTCCAGTCGGAAGTTCTGGAATCCGCAGAACCCGTCGTCGTCGATTTCTGGGCTGAATGGTGCGGTCCGTGCAAGATGATCGCTCCGAGCCTCGAGGAAATCTCCGTCGAGATGGAAGGCAAGGTAAAGGTCGCCAAACTCAATATCGATGAAAACCCGGAACTCGCCGCCCAATTCGGCGTGCGCTCCATTCCGACGCTCGCCATCTTCAAGGGCGGCGAAGTGGCCGATATTTCGGTCGGCGCCAAGCCGAAGACAGCTCTTTCGAACTGGATTTCGAACGCCGCCTGA